Genomic window (Manduca sexta isolate Smith_Timp_Sample1 chromosome 26, JHU_Msex_v1.0, whole genome shotgun sequence):
TCTGATGCCCTTTAAGAGGGCTTGACGTATgactttttgattttattatgggGCTCTATCCGGTTTAATATCTGCAGATACGGAGAaattcagaataataaaaaaatggtgtcgttttttaattttgctttgttttattttagtacttttGGGATCGTAGCACGTCGTTATGGGTTGTAGTTGATTTAATTTCCTATACTGGGCCTACATGATGcaaattaataacaatgtaaatTACAAAGCAGTAGATACATTCTGTTTAAGTTTAGGGATAACTGCCCAGCTCTGGGACGAATTggtcaataaatataatatcttaagCCTGAAAAGAAAAATACGTTACGATTTTTTCTAGGGTTCTGATAACATAAGactcttatatattttttaaactttgtattGCATTTAAACTCAGGTTTAGTCTTGTCTATTGTGTCTAGACAGAATCAAATTCAACTTAGATAAGCCACTTATCGCACATTGGCAAAAAAGTTACAactcacaacaaaaaaaaaacagttttttgatACATACATAGTtcgaatttttatataaatatggcTGCGGtgatctataatttttttttttttgtgttgtgatTATTGCCGATGTccattatgtatttgttttcaCAATGCTTTTTCTGAAGGCATCCCGAATAAGCAACGCATAGAACACGTAAATATCATAAAGAGTAAAGCTAATTTAACTGGGGCGGGGAGAAAGTTAACCGATAGTTTTGGCAGGAACTTCGGGAGGAAACCATTCATACAGGGTAATGTTTCCGCCCGAGCCCTTTATTACGTACCGCCATTCTAACCGAACACATTCGTTACCAAACTACCGACAACGAATTATCTTTCAACGTTTTTTATTCCAAATGTAAGGCAACTGAATGCGCTGGTTTGTGTTTAATGATTATTGCCAGGttttaaatctttaattttatgtaaaaaatgtgcTTTTGTAACTATATTGTGCGAAGAATAAAACTCTTCTAagatttttcctttttttatacttttattaggGAATGAAAGTTGTGTTACGATAGATTAAGATCCAATCTGATCGATCTCATGATAATCTTAGGTATTATGTCTAAGAAATACAACATCggtaaaataataatcgctTGTTTGTAAAGGTTTATCCCTAATATCACGTTATCGATTTTGAGAAAAATGATTtatcaacataaaatttaaacgaGGAATAAAGCGGGATACGTTTGAATGGAATAGTAACGTATAAAACGTGGCCGCATAAAGCGTACCTTGACCGTGCACTAATCGCACTTCGCGCGTACCCACCTCGCACTGCGTTAATGGAATAAACGCCTGCTTACTGCAAGGTTGTGATACGCGGATCCAGGGAGTCCTGCGGGCCGCGGCCACTCTGCCGCCGCGACTCGACGCTGCCACCGGCCAATTGTCTCTAATAACACCACTCTACCAAGTATCCGTCCAATGTACTCTTAAGACAACGTCGTCCCTTAGTTCATTCTCCGGCTCCGCGCTCCCGTGTGCTGTGTGTCAGTGAATCGTTACAAATTCGTGGGCTCCAAAGTGTGCGTAATGCAGTGACGACTCCAGAGTTACTTCCAACAATGATATACGAGTCGAGCGAAACGACAACAATGAACCTCGTGGCTAACGTACGGGAAACAGTGACGGATTACACATTCAGCTACGATGATTGATTGAAGTAACCGTGGAACAACAGTCGGACATCATGAACGGAATAAACACATCCGCGGGTAAAACAGGAACCGTAGGGGAGCCAAGGAAGGATGAGAATAAAATCAAGAAGTCGAGTGTGAGAGAAAAGTTGATGCAGATCCGATCGAACATTACAGTGGAACCGATCATAGCGTGCTACATCATGTCTAACGTGTTTTCGGGCCTGGCCGTGCAGAACTTGAACTTGGAGAAGGCGTGTCGTGTGAACTTAGGCTACGATGATGAAGTGTGTTCGGCATTGAACCGGAGGCAAACGGAGAACTACACCATGGAAGAGGCCGAGGTCCAGAAATTAACGGCATCCGTTCAGGCGTGGAAAAACATTGTGCAAACGGCATTCCCATGCATACTGGTGCTGTTTGTTGGATCCTGGAGCGACAAAACAGGAAAGCGGAAGGCGTGTATTTTACTACCAATAGTTGGCGAAGTACTCTGTTGCACTAGCTTCATCCTGAACACATATTTCTTTTACGAATTGCCTTTGGAGGTCACGGCCCTCTCGGATTTGTTTCCGTCACTTACCGGAGGATGGATTACGGTGTGCGTCGGCGTGTTCAGCTACATTGGTGATGTGACCACGAAAGAAATGAGGACATTCAGAGTGGGAGTAGCCAATTTGTGTATGTCATTAGGCATACCGATAGGAATGTCTTTGAGCGGAATTCTCCTACAGAAGATCGGATATTACGGCATCTTCTTAATTTCAAATTGCTTGTACCTGACAAGTTTAATATACGGTTATATAAGACTAAAAGATCCAGTGATTGCACAGGACAGACAGAGGGTAAGTCTACTACAATAAAACATTCGTTTCTTTTATTTGTCTTCGAAACACGTATCTCAATTTAAGAGAAATTCTTTTAGAGTTGATTACTGTGCGATCATTAATCCGTAGGCAATTTGTGATCCAATAGCGGTATGAGAGTAGCGGAGGTGTCAGGAGGTGCGAGGCGCGTTGAGGGCATGCGTCAGTGGAAGTGTAGCGCGACGGGCCGGTTACTCTTGTGCCTAAGTGATAAATTGCTTCGCGCCCACTACGCAAATTCGAGCGAAGGGGGACACCGTAACACAATCAGCGATTTTACGCGAGGTTCGGCTAGGTGTCGGCGGGGATTTATACCTCGCTACTTTATCTTCTTTGACATTGGGATCACTTTCGAAGggcctaaattaaaattacgtgCGATCATTCTATAAATGGATTGAGGGATTGGATCGTGGAAGCGGTAGTTATATTATTGGTGAATTTTTGTGAGCCTTCGATTTTAGGTAATCTGTTGATAgtttttcaaacatattattaattacacataTATGTACCTTTATATTAAGAGGAACAAAAAACGATTTTAGAGccttgataataaaaaatacttaagtagctttaatataataaaataatcataggTAAATGCATTATCATGATGCAAATAAATTgtcaagttttaataaaatataatactttttagtTTCACACATGATAAAATGTTGGTGTCTATCATCTGTTATTTTATGAGtttaacatatatacatatggattcttcttaataaaaaaatatttttaccaaccTATTAATATCTTTACATAAAGTAGAGTAAAACCATCGAAGAAAGAGCCtagttaaaacataattaaattttcaactaatatatattaatgaaacaCAGAGTTTTAATTGTTTCGTAATTGACAGGCGTCATGGCGTAGAGTTTTCAGATGTGAATGGTCTAGTGGTTCGTAAATCgactaagatattttttttaggaacaTGACATACGTTTTTAGCCTGACGGGTTATTTTTTGGGTACAGACCCTGCAGTTAACACCGAGGGAAActtgcgaacggtatactggttccccccggcttagcgactgcagagcCCTGGCAAGTGGAAAGTGGGAAGGGATAGATGGGAAgcaagtgtgggggaaggataaggaaccaTTTTAGGATGGGTGGAAGGGAGAGGGTCAGGGAATGTTCGCGGTCTCTTAAAGGCCTCAGAGtgaatttggcaaccaagaggtatacacattcTACTATGTACCTAGGGCCGTGGcataatgtccccccgtgcatgggcgtgcattcggtatggagaccgagcgcacaagaatagCCTCGGGGGGAGGAACCTGACAAATCGTGGCTTAtccaaacacaccggacttttggaaGAGCGCTTTgtgcgctcgcaacccttgaaaaattaagtgaccatgctgagggcaactcACTAatgggttacgaacctcggttCAGAACAGCCACTGGGAGAAGCTGAGACGATGACGAGACATATTTATGCTTGTGTCGTCTGTGTATGCGTGTCTATAGTGACACCTGGTGTCGTAGTCATGACgtcttttttcaaaaatatgtatagaaatgATATATAAGTCTGTCGTTTGGTTATGTcatttctatacatatttttgtttttcttttcttaaatataataatatcagccctgtactatatactgtcccactgttgggcacgggcctcctccattgctgagagggattacacacttcacacaccttcaatattcctatcgagaacttctcaggtatgcaggtttcttcataatgttttccttcaccgtcaaagcaagtgataattcgcaaagaatacacacataatttaaaaaaaaacagagttgtgtgctcttgggatatGAACCCGCGGATATTCGTTAaagcagttcgttccacacccaactaggctatcgccgcttagtttCTTTTCTTAGCTTGAACTAAAATGTTTGTAAGTTTTGATTTTTGCCGAATAAGCTATGAAATATTATGAACCTAAACATATGAGGTATTTATTTGCTGGAACAAATAAATATGGAGaaaggtatttttaattactgaCTGTATTTTTAAGTACTAGACAGTACTACTGAGCTGTCGTGCCAACTCACACGCAATGCAGACTGCGAGGCTCTAGATTCGATTTCAATCTTGTTCAACTTAGTTTAAGTTTTGTATAGCGATGTACCCAGAATTAGATCTCACAAAAAAGGATTGATAGAATCAACCGGTTGTTTAAACTAAgataaattcattttaacaaGTATAAAACTTGCCTCGACACCGTATTGAACTGCGTGATTTTCTTTATACCAAAGTTAGCCAAACCCTGACTTGCATAGGATACACGTATTACGTTGGCCCTGCATTTAACTGCGACATTAGCACTATGATAATCTATTACCAAACGTATTACGTATAACTATAATCCTTTCAGGAGCAGCCAGTCGGCTGTCGGGGCTGGGTGTGCTCGTTCTTCGACGCAAGACACGTGCGCGAGACGCTGACGGTCGCGTTCCGAAGCGGGCCCCGGCGGCGACGGCTGCGGGTCTCCTTGCTTATTGTCGTCGTGTGTGTTATATTCGGACCTCTGCATGGTAAGATAGTATTTATACCTGCAGTGTATACGGTTTTTATGAATTGTCATAAACTATTGTCTCTATAAAGATAGGTGACAAGTTTTAGTCTTATTTTGTTATCTGGTTCCttggtatgatttttttttgttaatggcTTTACTCATATTAATTTGTACAAGTTTATGATTATCcttgtgtattatttaatactagatcTAAAGTTCCAATATTAGTAGTTAAATCAAAAtcgattacttttttatataaagatttaACATTAAGTAGATGTAAgacaatttaaatagttttatctatatttatttaatcttcCCATACACTTAgatcatattaataatgaacTACACTTATGATATAATGTGCAATTGTATATATGACTGGTGTTAGCTCGAGGCGCCGCCCGTTTGAAAAAGATTATccaaaataaatccaaaattaatattttctggaataaaatgtAGCTCATATTTAAGTCAGAcatctagcaatacatcggtaaaaactgcattaaattccaCGCAATAGTTTTAGCGTGATACGTATACAAATATACAGActgataaaaattctaaaatctgTTTATGCTCTGTTGTTCAAGCTAAGACCACCCATATTAGGTTTTCTTTAATATCCAGTAAAGACAtcagcctgttacaattttattatattgtattgtatatgcTTTGTATTACAGGTGAAATGAACGTGCTCTATTTATTCATGAGGTACAGGTTCAACTGGGACGAGGTGCAATTCAGCATGTTCTGTACATACAGCATTATCACTAATTTAGTCGGTAAGGCTTATTCCATTATATTCACGGCTCGACTTAGCTGCCGATTTGCTGAGGtcgcattaaaattaatatcatcgGCTACGTGGCCGAATATGCaactgattttaaatgtaattaaaaaggttttacaaTAAACACTTATCAAAATTCTCATTTTTGATACACaatgaaattgaataaaaaacgaaatatattgtttgtttatttcttttggaaaatttcggATACATAATCGATGGAATAAACTTCCTTTTATAAGATATTGGAAAGAACTCTTTTTGGAATACTTCGAGAGTTACACTTTGTATTAAATAGGAAATTTGTGGAGCTGTGATCAAAGCtactaaaaaaatgttttatactgAGATTGGTCGAAATTTAAACTCGACCAATCAGCGTTGAGGAAATGCAACGCGAAATATTggcaaaatacattttgtattatcaaagttttttttttattttaaaatctttactcATCAGCAATAATTGGTCTGCGagatttacttttatttgttaaaagttaaattaaggATATAAACTAGACGTAAGGTATTCGAAAATTAATCACGCTAAACTTTTCAGACATtgtagataaaacaaaaaatctttgttctatAAAAGCATTTATCTCGTGTAtttgatttcaaatatttattcaaaaatgctTATGTTATGAAAATAGTCATAACAAATAAGATATTTCTTGGAAATGTTGTGCCAACGTCTCTCAAGCCAATTGTATGTTTAAAGGATACTCTGTTAGATCGTAAAACATATTGTGTCGATTTTCTTCTCCTTAAATGCGTCGCCGTAGCCCAGCAGTGGATTTTAGGAAGTGTTTGCGgtcttttaataatgttttttaccTTGATCGGTTTATCATTGTCTGAATGAATTTTTAGTTACTTATATAACGAGATTTTGGTAAACAAGGCTTTAtatgaaaagttattttaatcaataccCTGAACATTACTCcgcattaatatataatttgaattataagtCGGACTCTTATTACATGTTAATTATCATACACTCTCCAGCTCTTGAGTTTATATAgataattctttaaatattacctTGTTAATTATCATTGTCTTAAAAAGTGTATGTGGGAGGTCTAGTTCCCAATGTATTCATTGAGTCCGCTTTTATTGTTCTTCGATATGCgatgttataaaacaatacttGTAGTTTTACAGTTCATTGAATATGTACTGAtgtatttgaatgttgtttGAAAACTTTCGATATTGCATCGGAATACGAGCGTACAAATAATGGAATTGAGGTGTTTGTTGTTACGGAAAAACTGTTTGTTAAgtgcatgtttttttaaaactatttttaatggCATAGTTTTTGGATTTAGCAATTAAGACTTTACAAATAAGTTGGCATGCAtgtctgtttttaattttgttttacttctAAACCGTGTTAATCTTGCTGTCGACAAAATTTACTATGTCCGGACTTTACATGATTTATCaattagttatttagttttctaTAGGTATATGCAATTTAAATCAGTTTTTAGTAATATTGCACTTCTTAGTACTTGTTAGATGCGACTATACTAGCTAAGTCAATTTTAAATTGTCGCTTTTGAAACATTAAACTGTAATATTGCGTTTGCGGCGGTCAGAGTCGCATTTACTGGTGTATATTAATGTTGCTTCTTTTCTACCTTTATTTTGTagctgtattatatattattgtttttgattCTCTTTCCGTACGAGGCTGCAAAGCGTTTTTCAcattattgaaattgaattttaaaatgagGTCTTTATGTGTGATTTATATTGTTGGTGAGAAAAACTTTAGGAAAGGGCTATGTTTAGCAGCtgatttaatgtatatttatatgatatatttatatgactgATGATAATGTCTGACTTATAGATTATCAatgtatttatgatataattttacctatataataaCAGCCCTATAGCctacaatcataatataataacaacctAACAGTCCATATTATATGTTGCCTATTGctgagcgcgggcctcctctacagcATTTAAGACTTTATATTTCTGTATGTGCAGGTACGTTATTCTCAATAAGTATCTTCAGTGACTTCATGAAGTTGGACGACACGGTGGTGGGCATCATCTCGTGCACCAGCAAGATCTTGGCTTCGTTTATATTTGCCTTCGCATCTACTACCACCGAGATTTACATCGGTATGtaaacttaaattttcttttataaccaATGAATGGAGAGGTGTTAACGGCGcattgatggtaagtggtcactgTTACCCATTGACAAGACAACGCTAGGGATAGTCAAGCCGCTATCTACAGTATGGtaccattatattatttttggaagACTCGCATTAAATTGGACCTAGCACGGTTAGTGGAGGCGAACTAcgtatcattataattatcagtCAGTTAGTTATATGTTAGCTTAATAATGTATAGAGATAATTCTAGTGCGCTCAGTCATCACACAGTTGAGTGTGAAATAAAGCTTTCATTAaccaagaaatataaatacatgaattttgtaataaatctaaACATATGAATTATGTAGAGTTGGCGGTCAAATtagtttttcttattttaaataaataacaagaaacaataaattatttaaaaacaagaaaCAACATACCGACTAATTGCTTTGCATTAttcataacatatattttatggcttctaatataaatttattttcatatcattTATGACtaatatactaaaattatattaggatGTGTTTAATTATTGCTTTTGTGACCCTGATTTGCTTTAGCAATCTTATTTTTGCGTCACATACACGGTTTTCTATTCCTGAAGTGGGCAGAAGCTCCACTTTACCATTtcgtccaatgatgtgatagggtgcgagcctatcgtcataccGAGCATTACTCTCtttgctaaaaaaaaaaacaacaacagtGACATTTTTAATGCCATACCATATTTGTACCAAGTCCTATGATTCTGACAACATTATTAAGATCAAAGAGGCTTGAAGACGCAACATCACGAAACAAATATTGGACGACTAATATTGactttacattttgtatttttcaatagaaaacagagattgttttcttttgttacaGCACCATTAGTGGAGATATTCAATGGAACGTCGTTCATAGCGATGCGGTCTATTGCTTCGAAACTCGTGAACAGCGAAGAACTTGGTGAGTACCTAAGCTATCGACATTATTGATGAATATTATTcagtttattaattgtatttctgCTTAGCGTAATCGTAGCTATTGGCAGAGATTACGTAATCGtagtaaatgctgtgttcacctattagtaacacacatatcagatgctgtaccttatagttttttataatattgattaatgtaatatgtagtgctgttggtgtaccttattacaaataaataaaataaataaataaataatcttagcCATTGGCAGAGGTGTGTGTGAGGTGGGAACCCTCACACACACCTCTGCAACTCCTACAAGCCAGGATCGGCAGTCGCAcatattttatgacaccaaaTGAAGTTCGGCGAGTCTTGGGGAGCACTAATTAGTCTTAACCCGCACTGAAATTGATCAAACAGGGGGACAGGGAGgtgttggaaatatattttccatatagcagttggtaggatatttgtatctcCCGGGATAGCGACCATCATATATAAGTATGTTGCATTCCGGGATTACTGAGGTTtaaaaaaggccggcataattgtatcgactgacaACTAATTCCTTCTTACCACTTGACACTCTATCTGGAGCCAACTCCTCTTACAGGGACAGTGCCGAGCACTTTGCCGTGTCCGTGTAGAAAAAAAACACCTTGTATAATGTGTTTCAGATGGCTAGCGATgctaaaatgtatttacactcagttaatgttgtttttttatacatatctaTTTGTTGTGATGCAGGAAAGGTGAACTCGCTGTTCGGGTTGGCGGAGGCAATGATGCCTCTAGTCTACGGACCGCTGTATTCTCGAGTGTACATGGCAACTCTAAACATACTGCCGGGCGCCGTGTTCCTGCTCGGAGCTGGCATGACCGTGCCCGCCGTGGCTATTTTTGGGTAAGGATGCAGGAGATAACTCCTGCAATAAGCTGTAAAGCACGTCATTATAAACATAGATTTGCTTGACACGTATGTCTAAGAGTAAGTATGagtatgtccaatataaaatatctgtagTTATTTATCGACTTCATTggaggaataattattatataaatataattaaatattctcatgtaccctGACTTATTATAAGTGCATgtatgtttgcctacgtgatgaataaagcattttatttttatttttttaagttaccgAGTTATGAATTGATGAAagatcaaattatttaaatacgagcgtttaaaaaaatacgtttttaaaatatcttaaacttACAGTCAGTCTTGTATAAAGTGCGATGATTTttagatgatatatttttattttatttcatttgggTAGCCGACAGCTGTctataacaataaacataaaatattaaatacattaaatcatTGACGAGGCGCCATAGTGAgatcttataaattaattaataatttctttttgtcgAGCTTCCTTAAAAAGTAACGTACATTTagcttaatataaaataaagtgaacAACTTAATACACAATTGAAGCCATTAATAAGTAAGACCTACTTACTTGTATTGCTGGTCTATCCAAATATCAATCATATTCAACTCATAAACAAAATAGATACACAAAGGAAGTCCCCGATTTATCATTTATCAGTAATGGTACTTCCGTAAAGCACTTGATATCGCTTCCAATGTTGAGTAAATAGGTGCGGAATAATTAGTCTTCAGTAATATGTCACATCAAATGCATCGTAATATGTGGTTAACCGCAAGATtgctttattgaaaatattaacgccattattattacaaatagtttGCGGCATTtaattttagacataaaattattacattaaaataattattagacatAAAATTGCTTGTGGTTATTTcaataggtttaattttatgACTAATGTAGTATGCCTTGGTGGTGCAGTTGTGTTACAGTATGACTGCGAGGTCTGGGGTTCGATCccagggtcgggcaaagtggtacTGGgggtttctgctcagtatcagatcTAGATATTGTGCGTGATATAGCGATAGTCTCATCCCCTATCACGTTATGCGACGGAATATATACGACGGATGGTGGGTGCATTAGTTGGGCCACTGCCtattccttcggggataaaaggcatgcgTGTGTGTATTATTGCTATATAAAAAGCGTGAATGTTTGTGTGCATTGTTATTACGAGTACTTTGCAGGGCTTAAATTTAGGCTAAACGTGATCATTGCATATGatttttaatggatttaatttaataacccTACTTTACTGtagcagattataataatattgaaaatattttattacaaaaaagagCAAACGACTATGTCATTATAGTtctgaaaagtaaatatttttacgttaaataaaaaaacagggACATGTTTGACGTTAAGGCTTGAAATCATGAAATCTATTAATAGTTTGGCCCTTGCTCTATATTTCCATACACCCCGGCCTTTTCCGGAGACTCAACCCTCTTAGAATCCGGAGGGAACGGCGCTACAAGTCCGCtaatgaaataaatgatttcagattttatttaataatactaataagggtcattttgaaattgcgttatttataaaccacatacttatcagcttgaaaataatactttacaatcaGTTACTGGtattgtacatataaaataaataaatgtaagttccgaccagaaaataaataaataaaaaataattttaattttattcgcgTCAATGCCACTACTAATATTTTAcgagaattcgtcgcagtggCACCATGAAatttttagtcagaaatacccTCAGTcatgcacacgcca
Coding sequences:
- the LOC115453224 gene encoding proton-coupled folate transporter-like: MNGINTSAGKTGTVGEPRKDENKIKKSSVREKLMQIRSNITVEPIIACYIMSNVFSGLAVQNLNLEKACRVNLGYDDEVCSALNRRQTENYTMEEAEVQKLTASVQAWKNIVQTAFPCILVLFVGSWSDKTGKRKACILLPIVGEVLCCTSFILNTYFFYELPLEVTALSDLFPSLTGGWITVCVGVFSYIGDVTTKEMRTFRVGVANLCMSLGIPIGMSLSGILLQKIGYYGIFLISNCLYLTSLIYGYIRLKDPVIAQDRQREQPVGCRGWVCSFFDARHVRETLTVAFRSGPRRRRLRVSLLIVVVCVIFGPLHGEMNVLYLFMRYRFNWDEVQFSMFCTYSIITNLVGTLFSISIFSDFMKLDDTVVGIISCTSKILASFIFAFASTTTEIYIAPLVEIFNGTSFIAMRSIASKLVNSEELGKVNSLFGLAEAMMPLVYGPLYSRVYMATLNILPGAVFLLGAGMTVPAVAIFGWMYFEQRKDTKQVDETENVNKEI